One bacterium genomic window, CCGGTGTCGCCTTGGTCGAGGTTTTGTTCCATGTCCCAGCCGCCGTCGGCTTGTTCCAGCGCCACCCAGAAGTTGCCGCTGGCGGTGTGCCCCGGATACCACTCGTTGTTATTGTTGGTCTTGCTGTCATCGATGTGCCATATCAGAAGCCCTGCACCGGGCAGATAGGCGTCGTAGCCGACCTTTTGCCGGTTCTCGATCAGGAAGTACTGCGATCCGACCGTGCCCTCTTCCCAGAGCCGGAAGACGGTCGGGTTGTCCATGACGCGGGGAATGACCGCGCCGGTCATGTTGGCGGCGACGTTTGTCGGGGTGACCCAGCCCAGTCGGATCTTGCACCAGGCATCCATATGGGCCGGCGAATTGCCCAGCGATCCGTTCCAGGACCCGCTGGACATCAACGACCAGCGCCCCACCCCGCGCGAGCTGCCGTCGGTGTCATACAGGTCGGGCAGCCCAAACAGATGGCCGATTTCATGGGCGTAGACACCGATGGTGATGTCACCGGGATTGGTCCAGTACTCCGGCTGAATCGAGTAGGCGCTGACGCGCACGCCGTCTTTGGTGCGCGGAGAAATGCCCCACTTGTGCGACCAGATGTCGCTGGTCGAGCCGGAGAACTCGGCGCCGCGTCCGGGGTGAATGATGACGATCCCGTCGACCCAGCCGTTGCCGTCATTGTCATACTGTGCGAAGTTGACGAGCGGATCGACCAGATCGACCAGATCCTCGCAGAGTTTCTGCGTGTTCTGCGGGTAGCCGCCGAGGCCGTAGTTGTTGTTGACGTAGTACGAGTAATTGGTCGACAGCCGCTTCCAGCCCAGCGACGAGGGCAGGTTGACCGTGGTGATCGTCAGCTGGCTGTACGACATCTCATCATACAGATCGCGCACCGACCCCGGCCCGTTGTAGAAGATCAGCGTGTCGAATTCCAGCGGGCTGACCGTGGCGACCTTGTCGGGATGGTCGGCGCAGATGGCCAGAATGTTGAAGTTGCCGACCACCTGGGCGCCCGCGGCCAGTCCGCCGCCCGGCGTATCGATGCCGCGCTCGGCGAACGAGGCGCGCAATTCGTTGTACCGGTCGATCGCCGCCGCCATCGACGGGGAATGCGGCCTGCCGCTCTCGTCGAGGTAGGGTGGCATCGCCCCCGCCTCAAACAGCGGTCCCGACGCGCCCAGCGCCAGCAGTCCGAGCAGAACGCCGAGAACGACACGATCCAGTGAATGGCGCGACATGTGAACCGTCCTTTCAAATGGACAAATCAATCGCCGTCGAGGCCGCCAGTCCGCGGCCATTGCCGATCCATATTCCCCGATCAATCCGGAATCCCACATCCCAGGTGAAAGACCCCCATCGCAACCCCGCGCCCCAGCCGACCGCAAGCCCGCTGGCGCCGCCCACGGCGACACCGAGTCGAACCGGCAGGAACCGTGTTACCGGATGCTCCACCGCGGCGGCCACCTGGGGCGTCGTGCTGGCCGCAAATCGCTGCGCCGTCCACACCGATCCCTCCAGGGCCAGACCGGTCTTGCCCGCCTGCAGGGCGGCACCGACACGCACATGCGGAGGCAGCCCGACCGAAAACGGATCACTTGGTTCGGTGAGTTCGTGGGAATCCCAGAGCGAGTCTTCGAAGTTGTCGATGGTCAAATCATCGAATACCGTCTCATAGCGCGTGCGCTCCACCTGGCGGGTCCATCGAATGGCGTGATAGAGATGCTCGCAGGCGACGCTGACGAGGAGATTGGGCCGCGCCTGCCAGGCGGTGCCGATGTCGACGCCGAATCCGTCGCCGCCGGAAGCGGTGACCCACTCGGCGGTGGCCTGTCCGGTCAGTCCGGTCGTTTCCGTCGCCAGTTCGGCGCGCACTTCATCGGCGCGCGCAAGGTAGAGGCCGCGCACATACGACACCGACAGGCCCGCATAGACCGGCCCGCCGCCAAGTTGCGCAACCCGACGCCCATGGCTGAGAGTCGCCTGCCAGGACGCCAATCCCTCGCCGTCGGAGTTTTCGAAACTCCAGTCGGGTTGGTCGGCGTTGCCATGCAGGAGCAGATCGATGGCCTCGCGGTCCAGATTGCCCCGCGCGCTTCCCAGTCCGGAAACCGACAGGCCCCAGGCGCCCATCCGCGCCGCCAGGGCCGTGGCCGACCCTTCGCTCCACAGGGCCCAGCCCTCCTCAGGAACCTGGGCGAGAATGTCCGCCTTATCTTCGGCCTCCAGCGTGGCGCCGTTGTATTTGCGGTAGTCGTCGAAGCCGAGGCCGTTGCTGTGAACGCCGGCTCCCGCGCCGACCAATCGCAACTGCACCCAGTAGGGTTGGCTCATGCCCAGATGCGCCGGGTTCGAGAAGAGCGCCTCGACCCCCTGCGACAGCGCCAGCGACGCGCCCGCGGTTGACAGCGCCAAGGGGCTCTGCGCCCGGGCCGATGCCCCGAAGACGAGGGAAAGAACAATGATCGTGGTGAGTCGACGCATCAGTCCTCCCACGGCCTCACGTCGCCGTCGAGCTTGACAACCATCCGCGCGGCGGCGTGCCAGTCCATGACATCATCGGCAGCGATCCGGGCGGGCGTTCCCGCACCCGGGCCGACCAATCGCAGCGACTCAGCGAACCAGATCCGGTCGCGCTCAAACAACGCCAATTGCTCGCGGTTCAACTCATAGTTGAGGACCGTGGTGACCGGCGCCACGGCAAATCCCTGCGCGTCGGTGGCCGCCGGGGCCACGGTCGAGGGACCGAAGCGCAGCGCCCCGTCCTCATCCACACCCATCGAGTCGGCGGCGGCGCGCAACACAAATTCGCCGCCCACCGGGAAGCGATTCTGGATGGTGACGGTGACGGTGGCGGCCATCAATCGGTCGGTACGGTCGCCGTAATCATCGCTGGTGAGGTCGATGGCGGTGGGTTCGAGGTCCAGTTGAACGTCGTCGACATAGAGGTGCGCCGGCGCGGCAAATTCGACTCCGGCCCGGATGAAATCCGCGGCCGTGATAGTGATATCGGCAGTTTCCCCGCCGAGCGTCACCGTGCCGGCGCAAGCGACTTGACCGGGAAGCGGCCACAAAGGGATAGCGCCGTGCACCAGGGGCAGACGGGTCACCGTCGGCTGGTTGCCGACCCGCGCGGGCACAGTCCCGGCAAAGGGCAGTACCAGTCCGGTGTTGCTGGTGACCGTACCGTTGAACTGCGCCGCCAAGGGCAGGGAGGATTCGATGCGCAGGTACGCCTCCCATCCATCCAGACCGGCGGCGTCGAGACCGTCCTCCCACTCGAAGCCGGCGGACTGAGTTCCGGTGGCGAATTCGGTCGGGGCGATCTGACCGCTGGCCGACGCCAGCGTCCATTCCGATGCGGCCAGCGCAAACTCAACCTGATCGGCATCCGAAACTTCAATGATCTGGCCGTCCGATCCGGTCGTCTGGACCGTCAGATTCACGGCCGCATAGGATCTGGTGGCGCCGCCAGTGTAGACGGTGCCCGAAAGATCGATGATCTGTGTGTGCTCCGCGCCGGGGGCGAAATTGATCAACCCCGACAGCGGGACCCCATCACGCAGCAGCTCAGGGGATGACCAGGCGACAGTGACCGGCAGCGGCGTATGATTGCGCCAGGACAGCGTCAGCTGCCCGGCGGCCAATTCCGCCGACGAGAGCAAATGCGTGTCGGACAGACGCAGCGAATCGGACTGCTCCGACGCACTCGGGGCTACGATCCCGCGCGCGTAGACGGCACGGACTCCATTCGGCAGCGAGGCGCTGAGGCGCAGGTACTTGTCGGCGGCGGAGAGGATTGTGCCGCCGGGAGTGTGCACCTCCAGCGTGAAGTCCCAGTCGTTGCCGACCGACAGTCCTGCAAGCGTCACGGTGCGGCTTGCTGTCTGGCCGGGCGCGATCGGATCCGGGAACGGCACGATCGCCACCGGATGCCCGCCGGCATTGAGATGAACTGTGACCTGATCCAGCGTCAGGCCGAGCGCATTCTCAATCTGGATTACCAAGTCGCCGCTCGCGCCGCCCACGGTGTCGAATCCGGGAGCATCGGGGAAGGTCGCGGCGATCTGCGTCGCAAACTCCGGGACCTCGCCAGCCGCCAATGGCGTCAACTCGCCCAGCGCGATTTCACGCTCGACCGAAGTTCCAGCGCCGACGGTCACGCTGCCAAGGCTGGCTGAGCCGGTCTGTGCCGGGACTGTGAACTTTAAGTGTTCAGAGACATAGACGGGGGCCAGAACGGCACACACCGACCAAACCAGGCCGGAGTCATTGCTCCAACGCAGGTAGTCGGTGCCGTCATGAGCGGCCAGATAGGGCCCATCAATGTGCCGGTTGGCCAGCGGTACCGCCAAGTCCACGGTCCATTGTGGCGACTTGGGGGATTGCAGATCGCAGCCGGCGAAGATCGCCAGCCCCAAAAACAGAATCACCGTCCCCGCCGTCACACAGACCGGGCGGCGATCAGAGTCCGAATGTACGCACGGCGCAGAAATCACAGTTCCCCCCGGAACAGCCTGCAGGCATGCCTGCGTGAATCTCATTTGGCAAAGGCAATGCCAGAACGGAGGGGTCGGGCTGTGGAGATTTTGCGCACCTATTTAATGAATTATTGGACAATGAGTTGTCGGGTGGCAATACGTCGAGCGATAGCCATGCCGCGTCAACGAGTTACTAAGAGCGGGAACTTGTAGTGGGAGCTTTCCCATCAGTCGATGTCGGAATGCTCCATTTGGAGAGGGCGACTTGGCTTGACCGTCTCCGAGACTCCAGCTCGGTACGCGGCTTGCTCGGCGCAAACTTTGCGACGCAAAACGCGCGGAAACGGCACAAAGTCCTTGACAAACCTACAGATAGGGGTGTGTTTACTCGTGTGACGCGCAGGGGCCCATCGCCCCATCTTAAGTCAGACAGCATCGGGAGTAAATCAGCTCGAAACTGGGCTTTTTGCCCAGGGGAGGAGGCATCAG contains:
- a CDS encoding DUF5723 family protein: MRRLTTIIVLSLVFGASARAQSPLALSTAGASLALSQGVEALFSNPAHLGMSQPYWVQLRLVGAGAGVHSNGLGFDDYRKYNGATLEAEDKADILAQVPEEGWALWSEGSATALAARMGAWGLSVSGLGSARGNLDREAIDLLLHGNADQPDWSFENSDGEGLASWQATLSHGRRVAQLGGGPVYAGLSVSYVRGLYLARADEVRAELATETTGLTGQATAEWVTASGGDGFGVDIGTAWQARPNLLVSVACEHLYHAIRWTRQVERTRYETVFDDLTIDNFEDSLWDSHELTEPSDPFSVGLPPHVRVGAALQAGKTGLALEGSVWTAQRFAASTTPQVAAAVEHPVTRFLPVRLGVAVGGASGLAVGWGAGLRWGSFTWDVGFRIDRGIWIGNGRGLAASTAIDLSI
- a CDS encoding M6 family metalloprotease domain-containing protein — translated: MSRHSLDRVVLGVLLGLLALGASGPLFEAGAMPPYLDESGRPHSPSMAAAIDRYNELRASFAERGIDTPGGGLAAGAQVVGNFNILAICADHPDKVATVSPLEFDTLIFYNGPGSVRDLYDEMSYSQLTITTVNLPSSLGWKRLSTNYSYYVNNNYGLGGYPQNTQKLCEDLVDLVDPLVNFAQYDNDGNGWVDGIVIIHPGRGAEFSGSTSDIWSHKWGISPRTKDGVRVSAYSIQPEYWTNPGDITIGVYAHEIGHLFGLPDLYDTDGSSRGVGRWSLMSSGSWNGSLGNSPAHMDAWCKIRLGWVTPTNVAANMTGAVIPRVMDNPTVFRLWEEGTVGSQYFLIENRQKVGYDAYLPGAGLLIWHIDDSKTNNNNEWYPGHTASGNFWVALEQADGGWDMEQNLDQGDTGDPFPGSTNKTTFSSATTPSSDDYAGGQTYVTITNISPSGNTMTCDFQVSLVSDVFDGGNDVPDEYRLTVSNSPNPFNAATTVEFTTTGADRATLQVYDVLGRRVITLLDGAVAPGTQRLTWNGENEHGQPVASGVYFARFESKGNQATRKMVLLR